AGTGACGACTGTACCTATATGATAAAGTATAAAAACAATCAATGAAACCATTACAATTCCAAACATATCATATTACATTATATCAACTGACCTCAAAACCTCATACGACCTTAGCCTAATGTATTCCCTATTTTGTATTCTCCGATACTGCTCTCGGACATCAAAGCACGTGATTATCTTTCGCAATTTGGCATCTCATTTGAATTTGTGACTTTCCATAGGAATAGATCCTTATGCTTCTGAACAGTAAGacaaatggagttgggcgggacatgttgctgaGACAGGGTGATggtaggtggactaaaatgttaaccgAATGGTAGCTTACAGATGCAAGAAGCGCTTGGATCTGTTGGCTGGCGACATCCGAAAAATTTCGAGTCACAActgatgagactagctcaggaccgggacacgTGGTGTATTataagagaggcctatgctcagcagtgggccaTAAAaagctgatatgatgatgacaATCAAAACTTCTATTAGAATTTGATTTCAGAAAGGACCTTATTTCGTTTGAAGATTAAGGATCCTTTTGAGCTGGAAAGTCACGTTGGAAACTGAATTTTATCACGTGCGCGTAAGGTGTGCATTTCAGTAGCTTCTAGCGTGGAATGTTAAATGGTTTATAGTAAATTTGACCTTCAGTTTAGGCACGTATAGATTCGTGTAGATACTGTTGGTTATTTAATCAAAACATACAGTTCGTCTAAGTTTTGCACTGACTTTTGAGGTGATGTCGAAATGCCTCAATGAACATCATGTCATGCTTTGTTAAAATTTGTTTGAAATTTATCAGTTTCCCATGTTATCCTTCGCTAATACCAAGATCTTTAGGATTTAGGCAAGCTTTCTGGCTCTAGTAAATGTGGACTAAACACCTAGAGTAACCTAAGATTCTTAAACTTGTCACCTTCCTTATAACACCACGTTCTTCGCAACCGTCAGTCTGTCAATTTTCTTTCCTTAATAGACTATTTCGATCAGTaacattaataaatatgaatatgaatgtaACTTACCTGGTCCCAAAAGCAGTAGCAACAGCGGTGGCTGTCGCACCATCTTCATTCTCATCAGACTCCTTATCATGCTGGTCCAAGCTGTTCCCTTGCTGGTTCACATCAAAACCACTCAAAGCATCTTGTTGCCCTTGATTTTGGCCAAGCTGCTGCTGTTGAAGCTGTTGTTGATAGAATTGGTCAATATTTTGAGCTGGTATCGACACTAGTTGTCCTTGAACCTGTTGGTCTGGAGTGTAGTACTGAGGCTGGTAAGTTTGAGGTTGATATGAGGTCTGGGGCTGGTAAATTTGAGGCTGATCTTGCTGGAACGCTGGCTGGAGAGCTGGTTGAGGAAACACTTGTTGAGGTTGGTAAACTTGTGGCTGTTGGAAACCTTGCTGAGAAACAGTTTCTGCTTGCGGTTGATACACCTCAGGCTGTTGGTAGATCAGTTGAGGTTGTTGGAATCCCTGTGGTTGTAACCCTTGAGGTTGGAATCCCTGTGGTTGTACTGCTTGAGGTTGAAAACCTTGAGGTTGTTGCTGGTAAATGACTTGAGGTTGTGGTTGGAAACCAAATTGTGGTTGAACTTGGGGCTGTTGAGATTGATCGACATCACgttgttcatcatcatcatcatcattttcctGTCTTGTTTGCTCAACATTCGGCTGAATTTGATTAACACCCTGTGGCTGTAAAACTACACTTTGTCCTTGAATTGGAGACACGGGCTGAACGAGAGGTTGCAACTGCGTAATTGGTTGCAAAGGCTGCGGGCTTTGAATGAGGAAGCCACGGTTTGAAGTCTGTCCTGACACTACAAATGCTTGATTTCCTGGATATTGTTGAAGAAGAGCACGTTGCTGATCTAACTGTTGCTGAGCTAGCTGTTGTTGAGCTATTATTGAAGGCAAAGCCGCAAAGTGTGTTTGAGCATCAAATCCAGCCACTTGCTTCTGAGACTGTTCTCCTGGTAATACGATAGGGGATTTTCCAAACTGGAAAGGCTGCAATCTTAACTGTGCTAAGGGATTTAGGAACAACTCAGGAGGATATTCTTGAATGTTTTGCCTGGAAACTTCCACTGACACCCTTTGTTTTTCAGATACTGCTGGAGATCCAACTTCGTCTGTTTCCCCTTCGTTTAAGTCAAGATCAGCAGGAGTTGTGGAAGTGGTTCTGAAATCTGGTCGTGGTGTGATGGTGGACTGAGTTGGGTTCGCGGGAGCTCTTGAAGGAACAGTGCCTCTTGGGTTGAATTGATTTGGTGAGTTTGTGCTTGGTGATCTCGCTTCATTTTCCTGTTTCTGGCGAGCGAATTCCTGAGTTTTCTGCTGCTGTATCTGGAACTAGAAACAAAAGGAAAGCttgtattttgttttaaatttcgGAAGTTGTTAATTATCTGacgatattttaattattttcatactaTTCTTATGCCTGTCTCCATGTTAATCAATTACAGTGTACGTCCTTCGACCATttgtaataatttatattattaaaatccCTATAGACTACTAGGGATCCAGGGAGGTAGCAGTAGCATCTGGGGCTATAGCCAACTCAAATATGCTAGTGAGCGAGGATCCAAGGTTCATAGAGTTTTGTTGAAGATAGAACTCTATGAAATTCACAAGCACAGGTAGAATGACTTTTACCTGTGCTTGGTTCAATCCCTGATCCAAACTCCTGATATCAGCATTAACGTTCGCTCCCACATATTGCTAGGTACCCTCCAATAGGAGATCGCTGAAGATTGGTTGCTGCTCCTACCGTAGTGATACACCAGGGACTATCAGGTCTACACCAATGTTAATACTTGTGTACGAGGATCTATGGTTCATAGAGTTTTCTTGAAGATAGACTATGAATTTTACCTGTGCTTGGTTCAAGCCCTGATCCAAACTCCTGATATCAGCATTGAAGTTGGGTCCCACATACTGTTGCCCTCCGATAGGGGATGGCTGGAAGATCGGTTGTTGCTCCTGCCGAGGTGGCAGACCCTGGACTGTCACGTCGATGTCTGCGTCAGGGACGTTAGCTGGCGTGCGTGGATCCACGGGAGGCAGGTAGTTGGGGTTCTGAGAAAAAAGAGGTCATAAAGCACTTCGTCCATTTAAATTTGAGTATATTCTAAAATTTCGTTCACCCTGAACTTTTGAACTGGCATGAGTTCTGTTCTAACGCCTGTCAGAATTTTCAGAgcaatcatatttttttataatatttatttttataataagctTTTTCCAGATAGATCAAAGACAGTTTGAGACAAaccaaaaaaatccaaaaaatcaATCAAAGTCAGTTTgacagctttggacacttggaggccttggtaattttttctttgtatattcatgacatttatttcagttcaaAGACAGTTTGTTAGGCTAATCTAATACATCAGTATTGAAATaaggatgacgactacataaaaaagtggcattctgtttagtccgtcagttggtttactgacgattcgtcaaaaaacgtttcccaaagtttcacatcccaaactattattcccaaattatcatttcccaaataaacgtttggcaaaacaacttatcgcaaattgacatttagcaaaactttttttggcaagtatttgtttcccaaaatatttacttggtcaaatttcattttaccaaatattatttagtcaaaggtattgttaggcaaaatttccatttcccaatatattgtaattaaatggcgcactagaaatttgtttgttgattttatactttgtgtccaagacttgtgtgaaataatgtgtatgtcgtactttttttcctcctgctgcaaatgtcaaggatgacattttcaccttcatgtccggatacattttattaaaaagaaaccttatgttttcaagaccattatgttctattaatttttaattactttaaaaagccatttccagtttgctcactgtcaacctaacacgctcctcctcgcttcgctcgtcgtcgcacctaaactgaccctgtcgcacacgagttttctgttacaataccaataaaattattacattacatttatgccttgtaatatttattgtcaaacgtggttttgcatggtgtaatttgtagaaacattttttgacaaaaaaatagttgacaaaataattttgtccagtaattaatttgacaaaaataaagttgagcaaacttttcttgtccaactgaagccttgggaataaaactgaaattatcatttgacaattttaagttaaatttggcaaaaaaatcttcggtaaattaaattattcccgtagaaatgaaaatgcaaatgcctaaatattttcgaaatttgcgatgtgaaattttgaccaaacatgtttttgggatataagttttgccattaaaaacgtttgcgaaataaagttttgtctaaataaaatttgactaagtaaaattgtgccaaatgataatttgaccaaacaaattcattgcgaaacatacctttgccaaacaatactttgggaaatgaaactattgcgatatgattattgggaaatgaaatttgacgaaacgtttttttggcgaaacggcaggacaccccgtcagttagatcgtccaaaaatactgaacacatatttttcgttttttagggttccgtagtcaactaggaacccttatagtttcgccatgtctgtctgtccgtccgtccgtccgtccgtccgtccgcggataatctcagtaaccgttagcactagaaagctgaaatttggtaccaatatgtatatcaatcacgccaacaaagtgcaaaaataaaaaatggaaaaaaaatttttattagggtacctcccctacatgtaaagtgggggctgatatttttttttcatttcaaccccaacgtgtgatatattgttggataggtatttaaaaatgaataagggtttactaagatcgttttttgataatattaatattttcggaaataatcgctcctaaaggaaaaaaagtgcgtcccccccccctctaacttttgaaccataagtttaaaaaatatgaaaaaaatcacaaaagtagaactttataaagactttctaggaaaattgttttgaacttgataggttcagtagtttttgagaaaaatacggaaaactacggaaccctacactgagcgtggcccgacacgctcttggccggttttctaattaagtaatgaaaaaatacaaaaatacttatagaacatcaaagttccggagtgggggcttgtgatgtcacttctaagtaaaaattgtacctagacgtaacgtcacgcgaaacttcaacgcactgtaccgtcatcatttttcgtttacgaggaaaaagaaaaaatacgtgtctaaaattctttgataatgtaACTTTCGTAGgtactaattagttttttttttgtggtctCGCCTATTGGGAGATTGTGCCCAATTCTCCAATCCACCAAATGACtacaatgaaataaagaaatgacTGATCGGATACACTAAACGATGGATTGGGTGATTAGATCCGTCGGCCATTACTGTTGGTCTCACCTGTCCCCTTTGTGGCAGCTCGAAGGCGGGTCCATCAGGCCTCCAGCCACTGGGCGCGTAGGGCGCCGGCGCCTCCGCCGCAGCCCCCGCTATGCACAATACCGCCAATAAATACTGTAAGGAAAAGTATTGagtcacaagggagcaaaatgatGAGATGCTATTGTTGAATCACGGTGATTGAttaaatagtagattgtgttacaatgaaggacgatatataccgggactgacaagcccatacaaaaaagtgtacccctgaaatgtatacagataaaactagatggcactgtttcgcagcctggaagtggcaaaaatgatatttacccctaaatattttttcgtatttttattgtttataacaacgaatgacatatttctttattttaatatcatgatatcacctcaatccacattttgaaaaaaaaaatgtaggcatcatcagtgtagttttgatagtatttaataggtggcgctaaaaaattgaggtacgattcttagtatgaagattgtcaatcctatTTACATCATCATATTTACAGCGAGGGCGTACATTTAACTATGAACGAAGTAAAGGAATCTATAattgaatcctgagcgtagcgagggattctataatagaatcctgagcgtagtgaagAATTCAAGTGTTAACGCACAAGGTGGAAATAATATTGATACCATTGTGACACATACTGCTTTTGACTTTTTGACATCGTCCATCAGGAAATCCCAAAAAAtcgcttttgtaaaaatattgcgcacttaatcgacacaattttttatagattttattACGTGCAAACTCTTATTACTCTGGTAATATAAAGTCCTTGAACACAAAAGTGTCACGTTGCTCCCTCCTAACTGGGAAGGAATTTAATGTACCCTTTCCGAATGAAATAGGACGAATATCAGTTTGCGtaacgtaaataaataaaaaacctcaataaaacatactatattttaaataagtataggtattaatatagttaataaaaaaaaccattaactgtattaaaattaataataaaaaattaaaatacatttctAAAATTTCATCACAGCcgcaaataaattgaaaaattataaattcaatagAATATGAATTAAAACATTCACATATAAAATTCATGCAAAAATGGCTCAGTAAAAgctttattgataaaaattcTAATTCacattctgtatatttataacatgtaaaatggttcaataaagtatatttaattacttacttacttacttactaatttTAGGACATAGccgaataaaatttaatttttgtacataaaTTTAGTATTTTAGAATAACGATGCCAATTTCAAATTCCAACCAGTTTTTAAAACTGGAAGTTATTTTCGTTGACATTTCATACGCtaaaataaatagaatattgtgCGACGGGGGGCGGAAATAGAATATTGCAAACGTGAGTACCTAAGTTacatcgcgacggcttgccggatcgatttaaagactcgagttttcaatattcttacgccctaGTTAAATAGACACCTAGGAAAAaggatttttctataactctcTCTCAACCTGCATGCAATTGCAATTGCACATTTACTGCATGGGCAAAACTTTTGAGTACTAGCCTTAAAAAAAGTATATAAACTGTTCAAGTTTCACATTTgggctattttttttaaattgtccaccccactttttttgtaacaatggatattcttatacaaaatgtatgtaacggaatgggaaaaaaaaccttgggacactttttttctcctcggattgaaagagctcgcgattctgagtggaaaccacataaaaatttaaaaatccaataaaaCTTTGAAAATACTGGCCCATTTACACGAATTAAGGGGGTTTAAAATATAATGCTTTCCActactatttaaatatttttttttttacatttaggCATCGACCAGACACCATTATTAGTGCagtttcacattatcccatcCGATTTCGGATGTAGGAGCGATATCCttatatatttaagccgccatctttaatttctGCCTTTAAAATCTTTCCTACATCcgctatcggatcggataatgtgaaaacgcacttacggccAATCCCCAAAATAATTCTAatgattattataaaaaataccacCACCACTTTACACAACACAGACATGCaacttttattgttattttaagcactattttttttttattacacacTAAAACACAAAATACGTGTAATCACCTTCATTGTCATTCACTTTCGGTTGCATTATCCTCCCGATCCTCACTTTTATAGACAACAGTACACACACTTATCATTCCTGTCTCGAATATTATCGACCTTAAACACCACCTCAAAAAAACACCTGCGACACCACAAAGCAAATTCAACCCTAACTGAATACATTACAGTTGAATTCACGCTGAGTTAGGAATAAGGTGTTTTATGGTGACGCGATTGGTCGGTATGACACCTTCAAGAATTGATTTGTATTCTGTGGTCGATTTCGATTGGTTGGTTTACATGTTTGACACGTTTGTTACGTCTGATTTGTGAGTTATgacataattatgacaaatgCAGTGTTATTTGCATCTTATGACATCATAAAGTTTGTCAAAGTGTCCATATATCCCTGCATCGTAGGGTGTATGGGACATTATGAAAAAATTGTAAAGAAGGGTCTGTTTAAGTATTAGAAGTATAATaatgtcttcggttaccgcgatagttactcatgaaataaaactatggaaacgggttaaatcgcgtataatgaatttaaaatacacgattatttattcattgtacgcgataatccgtttccatagttttattttattagatcTTAAAAATAACCTACACATCTGGCAAACATAATTTGTCAGCGTGTGGTAATggtttaagaatttcactacctcctttcttcctgtgggtgtcgtagaagtcggctATGtgatatggattaaattgtggctTAGACGAGAGGCTGTCAtgacactgcaatatcacagtttcgttttctttcagccccttatttgacaagagtagcactgaaacttgagtagtttcatgtgctctggctTTAtgcgatacaggcgtgattgtatgtatgtatgttaaatttGTCAGTCAGTAAGAACCGGCATACATACACTGTGAGGTTTGTGATTTAAGTCAAGTCCAGGTCTTATCAAAAAAAAGTCTTATCAATATCAAAATCATGAACATAATCGATTTCCATTATGTCACTGAATTCagtaatttattattaactagcttttgcctgcggctttgctcgcattataaagagacaaaaagtagccctatatcactctccattccttcaactatctccacttaaaaaaatcacgtcaattcgtcgctccgttttgccgtgaaagacgctctgataatattattaatttccaTTGTGAATATTTCCAAGAAAGGAATATTTACAGCAGCATATTGTTTCGCTCACATTAAACAGAGTATATGTATTATAATTGTACATGTACCttttattcttacacagattgagtcccacggtaagctcaagaaagcttgtgttgtgacTATTCAGGCAactctatacaccgtgt
This is a stretch of genomic DNA from Leguminivora glycinivorella isolate SPB_JAAS2020 chromosome 20, LegGlyc_1.1, whole genome shotgun sequence. It encodes these proteins:
- the LOC125237116 gene encoding mediator of RNA polymerase II transcription subunit 15-like; protein product: MTMKYLLAVLCIAGAAAEAPAPYAPSGWRPDGPAFELPQRGQNPNYLPPVDPRTPANVPDADIDVTVQGLPPRQEQQPIFQPSPIGGQQYVGPNFNADIRSLDQGLNQAQFQIQQQKTQEFARQKQENEARSPSTNSPNQFNPRGTVPSRAPANPTQSTITPRPDFRTTSTTPADLDLNEGETDEVGSPAVSEKQRVSVEVSRQNIQEYPPELFLNPLAQLRLQPFQFGKSPIVLPGEQSQKQVAGFDAQTHFAALPSIIAQQQLAQQQLDQQRALLQQYPGNQAFVVSGQTSNRGFLIQSPQPLQPITQLQPLVQPVSPIQGQSVVLQPQGVNQIQPNVEQTRQENDDDDDEQRDVDQSQQPQVQPQFGFQPQPQVIYQQQPQGFQPQAVQPQGFQPQGLQPQGFQQPQLIYQQPEVYQPQAETVSQQGFQQPQVYQPQQVFPQPALQPAFQQDQPQIYQPQTSYQPQTYQPQYYTPDQQVQGQLVSIPAQNIDQFYQQQLQQQQLGQNQGQQDALSGFDVNQQGNSLDQHDKESDENEDGATATAVATAFGTRTQPRVFSTYGAPVPRAQTATTEAPAEEVTTEEGPAIAEATAVARGGRRKSAKLRSRRIRPDSPIFTLDKSGRLVLLSGQERL